A section of the Maniola jurtina chromosome 28, ilManJurt1.1, whole genome shotgun sequence genome encodes:
- the LOC123879557 gene encoding uncharacterized protein LOC123879557, which translates to MSDSKDMDKREIEEICKSVSELTVVSFRKLDDVKRLANHFRYVMNHPVTQQNKVVLRYLKNLDDTHRKIFLTKREGVEVEFIFTTEKKSNLQRQRFNSLPVSEVPELLKTEFFISENAKQVHICTDCDIEIELNDEEPLMESLQKHFSLDVHLPKLKRESIDVAEPVLLPKMSRRLSAMEGGENAGQTIEQIIQMVKPMEKLDKMFIGKLETCLIRHLPDNSEGAVDAAIRFYQQSYDKLCKEIATIDFSALTSSVAPIIMSIKDNVNQNFSVDTNKNFENDENEQAPERPVKNQMKKYRYYGPIENLIIKLLMNHKLLTLVDDRTGKLAFFCMACEYYTLRFRYDSVLNHVFSETHIHNLSCILQSDKHIPFTKENSPIGKIKDINFKFLLNHGVTDNNGLNCGLCKSYIESHDTIVMHILDENHLGRLSDKLYRKMKANNPDGPVPDEWGPKNLDWAKFLASVGKPLNKRDHVVIENFIQPSSKIANYCSCCDMTLKGPRQVLFNHIRQKKHLRNAAPHKLSLLYKNLCRPAEYFASFGNFYVCSICPEYIALPSFAAIVDHFDSPKHIETISKLICTALYPECDEKILASHKISITDGIKCDLCEENFPEISDAVKHVLNDINHQNLIVETKTKANKGDVIAVYMKGNYVLHKEGVIFNCVPCKSVFNSIRALLAHLVYAEHFEQKPSAENVFRFYLELKHNVNMLARNKYDYYEFGRLKCGVCDGDLEEGENAKRHVVSTRHRENMGASYVNVSLDASAIE; encoded by the coding sequence atGTCCGATTCAAAGGACATGGATAAGCGAGAAATTGAAGAAATATGTAAAAGTGTCTCGGAACTGACAGTTGTGTCGTTCAGAAAACTGGATGACGTCAAAAGGTTGGCTAACCATTTCCGCTATGTCATGAACCATCCAGTGACACAGCAAAACAAGGTGGTGTTACGATATTTGAAGAACTTGGATGACACACACAGAAAGATTTTCTTGACGAAACGTGAAGGAGTCGAAGTGGAGTTCATCTTTACTACCGAGAAGAAATCTAACCTTCAAAGGCAGCGTTTCAACAGTCTTCCAGTCAGCGAAGTGCCTGAATTACTCAAAACCGAGTTCTTTATATCCGAAAATGCTAAACAAGTCCATATATGTACCGATTGTGATATTGAAATTGAGCTGAACGATGAGGAACCGTTAATGGAGTCGTTGCAGAAACATTTTAGTTTAGACGTGCATTTACCTAAGTTGAAAAGAGAGAGTATTGATGTTGCGGAACCTGTGCTTCTCCCTAAGATGTCGAGACGTCTCTCAGCAATGGAGGGGGGTGAGAATGCCGGGCAGACTATTGAGCAAATCATACAGATGGTCAAACCTATGGAGAAACTTGATAAAATGTTTATCGGGAAGCTCGAGACATGTCTGATAAGACATCTGCCCGATAATTCTGAAGGGGCAGTCGATGCTGCTATCCGATTCTACCAGCAATCATACGATAAGCTATGCAAAGAGATCGCTACCATAGATTTCTCTGCGTTAACAAGTTCTGTAGCACCGATAATAATGAGCATAAAAGACAATGTTAATCAAAACTTTTCCGTTGACACCAACAAGAATTTTGAAAACGATGAGAACGAGCAAGCCCCTGAAAGACCGGTTAAgaatcaaatgaaaaaatatagatattacGGACCAATCGAGAACCTAATAATTAAATTACTGATGAACCACAAGCTATTAACTTTAGTTGACGATCGGACCGGGAAACTTGCGTTTTTCTGTATGGCCTGTGAATATTATACATTAAGATTCCGTTATGATAGTGTCTTAAACCATGTGTTCAGCGAAACACATATACACAACCTCTCTTGTATTTTGCAATCGGATAAACACATTCCCTTTACGAAGGAAAATTCTCCCATCGGAAAAATTAAGGATATAAACTTTAAGTTTTTACTTAATCACGGTGTAACTGATAATAATGGTTTGAACTGTGGCTTGTGCAAAAGTTATATCGAATCACACGATACTATTGTAATGCATATACTGGATGAAAATCATTTGGGGAGATTATCAGATAAATTGTACCGTAAAATGAAGGCTAACAATCCCGATGGACCGGTCCCAGATGAGTGGGGTCCCAAAAATTTGGATTGGGCGAAATTTTTAGCGAGCGTCGGCAAACCTTTGAACAAACGCGATCACGTAGTCATAGAAAACTTCATTCAACCCTCCAGCAAGATTGCAAACTATTGCTCGTGCTGCGACATGACTTTGAAAGGCCCTAGACAAGTCCTCTTCAATCATATCCGTCAGAAGAAGCATTTGCGCAACGCGGCGCCTCACAAACTTTCTTTACTCTACAAAAACTTATGCCGCCCCGCTGAATACTTTGCTAGTTTCGGGAATTTCTACGTATGCTCCATTTGCCCGGAATACATTGCTTTGCCGTCATTTGCAGCGATTGTCGACCATTTCGACAGTCCCAAACACATCGAAACGATATCAAAACTTATCTGTACAGCATTATACCCCGAGTGTGATGAAAAAATCCTAGCATCCCACAAAATTTCTATAACCGACGGAATCAAATGCGATTTGTGTGAGGAGAACTTTCCAGAAATTTCCGACGCTGTCAAGCATGTCTTGAACGATATAAACCATCAGAATTTGATTGTCGAAACCAAAACTAAAGCAAATAAAGGCGATGTGATAGCAGTTTATATGAAAGGGAATTATGTTTTACACAAAGAAGGTGTGATATTTAACTGTGTTCCTTGCAAAAGTGTCTTTAATTCTATTCGAGCGTTGTTAGCCCATTTGGTATATGCTGAGCATTTCGAGCAGAAACCATCGGCCGAGAATGTCTTTCGGTTTTATTTGGAGTTGAAGCACAATGTGAATATGTTGGCGAGGAATAAGTATGATTATTATGAGTTTGGGAGGCTGAAGTGTGGGGTTTGTGATGGGGATTTGGAGGAGGGGGAGAATGCTAAACGCCATGTGGTGTCGACGCGTCATAGGGAGAACATGGGAGCCAGTTATGTTAATGTTAGTTTGGATGCTTCTGCTATTGAATGA